One stretch of Pseudomonas fluorescens Q2-87 DNA includes these proteins:
- a CDS encoding potassium transporter Kup, with protein MLVAAVGVVYGDIGTSPLYTLKEVFSGGYGVPVNHDGVLGILSLIFWSLIWVVSIKYMMFVLRADNQGEGGIMALTALARRAAAGRARLRTFLVVCGLIGAALFYGDSMITPAISVLSAIEGLGLAFDGIDHWVVPLSLVVLVGLFLIQSHGTARIGILFGPIMVTWFLVLGALGVYGIIQHPEVLQAVNPAWAVRFFVVHPGMGVAILGAVVLALTGAEALYADMGHFGRKPIARAWFILVLPALVLNYFGQGALLLGDPEAARNPFYLLAPSWALIPLVGLSTMATVIASQAVISGAFSLTRQAIQLGYIPRMYIQHTSSAEQGQIYIGAVNWSLMVGVVLLVLGFESSGALASAYGVAVTGTMLMTTILVSAVMLLLWKWPPLLAVPVLLGFLLVDGLYFAANVPKIIQGGAFPVIAGIALFVLMTTWKRGKQLLVERLDEGALPLPIFISSIRVQPPHRVQGTAVFLTARSDAVPHALLHNLLHNQVLHEQVVLLTVVYEDIPRVPPQRRFEVDAYGEGFFRVILHFGFTDEPDVPQALKLCHLDDLDFSPMRTTYFLSRETIIASKLEGMARWREMLFAFMLKNANGNLRFFNLPLNRVIELGTQVEM; from the coding sequence GTTTATGGCGACATCGGCACGAGCCCGTTGTACACCCTCAAGGAAGTGTTCTCCGGCGGCTACGGCGTACCGGTCAACCACGACGGCGTGTTGGGGATTCTCTCGCTGATTTTCTGGTCGTTGATCTGGGTCGTGTCGATCAAGTACATGATGTTTGTCTTGCGGGCCGACAACCAGGGTGAGGGCGGCATCATGGCACTTACCGCCCTGGCGCGGCGAGCGGCTGCGGGGCGGGCACGGCTGCGCACGTTCCTGGTGGTCTGCGGCTTGATCGGCGCGGCGCTGTTCTACGGCGACAGTATGATCACCCCAGCGATCTCGGTGCTTTCGGCCATCGAGGGCCTTGGCCTGGCGTTTGACGGCATCGATCACTGGGTGGTGCCGCTGTCGCTGGTGGTGCTGGTTGGGCTGTTCCTGATCCAGAGCCACGGCACCGCGCGGATCGGCATCCTGTTCGGCCCGATCATGGTCACCTGGTTCCTGGTGCTCGGCGCCCTGGGTGTGTACGGCATCATTCAACACCCGGAAGTGCTACAGGCGGTAAACCCAGCCTGGGCTGTGCGTTTCTTCGTCGTCCATCCGGGCATGGGCGTGGCAATTCTCGGCGCCGTGGTGCTGGCGCTGACCGGCGCCGAGGCGCTGTACGCCGACATGGGCCACTTCGGCCGCAAGCCGATCGCACGCGCCTGGTTCATCCTGGTGTTGCCGGCTTTGGTACTCAACTATTTCGGCCAGGGCGCGTTGTTGCTCGGTGACCCGGAAGCGGCGCGCAACCCGTTTTATCTGTTGGCACCAAGCTGGGCGCTGATTCCGTTGGTGGGCCTGTCGACGATGGCTACGGTGATCGCTTCGCAAGCGGTGATTTCCGGCGCTTTCTCCCTGACTCGCCAAGCGATCCAGCTCGGTTATATCCCGCGCATGTATATCCAGCACACCTCCAGCGCCGAGCAGGGCCAGATCTACATCGGCGCCGTGAACTGGTCGCTGATGGTCGGGGTAGTGCTGCTGGTGCTGGGTTTCGAGTCTTCCGGCGCGCTGGCATCGGCCTACGGGGTAGCGGTAACCGGCACCATGCTGATGACCACGATCCTGGTCTCGGCCGTGATGTTGCTGTTGTGGAAATGGCCACCGCTGTTGGCGGTCCCGGTATTGCTCGGTTTCCTATTGGTGGATGGCCTGTACTTCGCCGCCAACGTGCCGAAGATCATCCAGGGCGGCGCATTTCCGGTAATCGCCGGCATTGCGCTGTTTGTGCTGATGACCACCTGGAAGCGCGGCAAGCAATTGCTTGTGGAACGCCTGGACGAAGGCGCGTTGCCGCTGCCGATCTTCATCAGCAGTATCCGCGTGCAACCTCCTCACCGCGTGCAAGGCACCGCTGTGTTCCTGACTGCGCGCTCGGATGCCGTGCCCCATGCGCTGTTGCACAACCTGCTGCATAACCAGGTGCTGCACGAACAAGTGGTGTTGCTCACCGTTGTCTACGAAGACATCCCGCGGGTGCCACCGCAGCGACGCTTCGAGGTCGATGCCTATGGCGAAGGGTTCTTCCGGGTGATCCTGCACTTCGGTTTCACCGACGAGCCGGACGTACCGCAGGCGCTCAAGCTCTGCCATCTGGATGACCTGGACTTCAGCCCGATGCGCACGACCTACTTCCTCAGCCGCGAAACCATTATCGCCTCCAAGCTCGAGGGCATGGCCCGTTGGCGCGAGATGTTGTTTGCCTTCATGCTGAAAAACGCCAACGGCAATTTGCGTTTCTTCAATCTACCGCTTAACCGGGTGATCGAGCTGGGGACGCAGGTCGAGATGTAG
- a CDS encoding Phd-YefM, giving the protein MAALLERADQAVSVTAMVRGFSAKLKEISSRTTERLVIFKDNEPAAVIINVEAYQEMLDELENLRVEATARERLIGFDQAKAISHEAMRARYAKND; this is encoded by the coding sequence ATGGCAGCGCTATTAGAACGAGCTGATCAAGCGGTATCCGTAACAGCGATGGTTCGGGGCTTCAGTGCGAAGCTCAAGGAAATATCGAGTCGTACAACCGAAAGGCTGGTGATCTTCAAAGATAATGAGCCCGCTGCAGTCATTATCAACGTTGAGGCTTATCAGGAGATGCTTGATGAGCTGGAAAATCTTCGCGTTGAGGCGACAGCTCGCGAGCGATTGATCGGTTTTGATCAGGCCAAGGCCATCAGCCATGAGGCTATGCGGGCGCGATACGCCAAAAACGACTGA
- a CDS encoding type II toxin-antitoxin system RelE family toxin — translation MVWGVIYHPEVQNDLDQLGAASANRILDVIEERIIKGEPDKTGKPLRASLAGCRRIRTGDTRIVYRVDGKAIQVLIVAVGARRDKEVYDAAERRL, via the coding sequence ATGGTTTGGGGCGTGATCTACCATCCGGAGGTTCAAAACGATCTGGATCAGCTGGGGGCGGCTTCGGCGAACCGTATCCTTGATGTCATCGAGGAGCGGATTATCAAAGGAGAGCCGGACAAAACCGGTAAACCGCTCAGAGCTAGCCTCGCGGGATGTCGGAGAATTAGAACAGGCGACACGCGTATTGTTTATAGAGTCGATGGGAAGGCGATTCAGGTGCTGATCGTGGCCGTTGGCGCTCGGCGGGATAAGGAAGTGTACGATGCGGCAGAGCGTCGTCTTTAG
- a CDS encoding virulence factor family protein: MMQRSWRYVVAALLVLAVILGGGYWYWSRPAPQPTLEQLEPSDGVPMTRVIPGTKPRAQVLVAVNEDQKLSDTQLTTLSRSGSAQIVQVILPKDCMLQGRALQAGLRQLQGPATLVSGIGPGAVLAWRWLAEQKDDKAKAVSVDLALEKPGCTHLLPKSAAHGHWLVAWNDNPDDTSAGFVRDQPNAETSISDYDINLPQVLNNELRKILVGADKGKGGLSIPVVEVPTSQARDTVTLFLSGDGGWRDLDRDVADEMAKIGYPVVGIDTLRYYWQHKSPEQSAVDLAELMQHYRQIWGAKRFILTGYSFGADVLPAIYNRLPATEQQRVDAIILLAFARTGSFEIEVEGWLGNAGTEAATGPEMAKLPAEKVVCIYGGEEADESGCTDKTAVGEAIKLPGGHHFDENYPALAKRLVDEINKRQNKPADQ; encoded by the coding sequence ATGATGCAACGCTCCTGGCGATACGTAGTGGCCGCCCTGCTGGTGCTGGCAGTGATTCTCGGCGGCGGTTATTGGTACTGGAGCCGCCCGGCCCCACAACCCACCCTGGAACAACTGGAACCCTCCGACGGCGTACCGATGACCCGGGTCATCCCCGGCACCAAGCCCCGCGCCCAAGTGTTGGTAGCCGTCAATGAAGACCAGAAACTCAGCGACACGCAACTGACGACCCTCAGCCGCAGCGGCTCGGCGCAGATCGTCCAGGTGATCCTGCCCAAGGACTGCATGCTGCAAGGTCGCGCCCTGCAGGCGGGGCTGCGGCAGCTCCAGGGGCCGGCCACGCTGGTCAGCGGTATCGGCCCGGGCGCTGTGCTGGCCTGGCGCTGGCTGGCGGAACAGAAGGATGACAAGGCCAAGGCTGTTTCGGTGGACCTGGCCCTGGAAAAACCCGGCTGCACGCACCTGCTGCCAAAAAGCGCCGCCCACGGCCACTGGCTGGTGGCCTGGAACGATAACCCCGACGACACCAGCGCCGGTTTCGTGCGGGATCAGCCAAATGCCGAAACCAGCATCAGCGACTACGACATCAACCTGCCGCAGGTGCTGAACAACGAACTGCGCAAGATCCTCGTGGGTGCCGACAAGGGCAAGGGTGGCCTGAGCATTCCGGTGGTCGAAGTGCCCACCAGCCAGGCGCGGGATACCGTGACCCTGTTTCTTTCCGGAGACGGCGGCTGGCGTGACCTGGACCGCGATGTGGCTGACGAGATGGCGAAGATCGGCTACCCGGTCGTCGGCATCGATACCCTGCGTTACTACTGGCAACACAAGAGCCCCGAGCAGAGCGCCGTGGACCTTGCTGAGCTGATGCAGCACTACCGCCAGATCTGGGGCGCCAAGCGCTTCATCCTGACCGGCTACTCCTTCGGCGCCGACGTCTTGCCAGCCATCTACAACCGCTTGCCGGCCACCGAGCAACAGCGGGTCGATGCGATTATCCTGCTGGCCTTCGCCCGTACCGGCAGCTTCGAGATCGAAGTCGAAGGCTGGCTGGGCAACGCCGGCACCGAAGCCGCCACCGGCCCGGAGATGGCCAAGCTGCCTGCCGAGAAAGTGGTGTGCATCTACGGCGGCGAAGAGGCAGACGAAAGCGGCTGCACCGACAAGACCGCCGTCGGCGAAGCGATCAAACTGCCGGGCGGCCATCACTTCGACGAAAACTACCCGGCCCTGGCCAAGCGGCTGGTCGATGAGATCAACAAGCGGCAGAACAAGCCTGCCGACCAATGA